A DNA window from Mycolicibacter terrae contains the following coding sequences:
- a CDS encoding DUF4389 domain-containing protein, whose product MRSDFDAPSRWLWLVKWCVLAVPHYPILIGLYLLYPLATIVAGVAILFTGRYPRRIFDFNVGVLRWSWRVMNYRFPMNSTDKYPPFTLASRPDYPADLEIDYPDRLAGGAVLVKWWLLGLPQILLCWAMEPLLQLLCVFAAVMLAANGTIPPGVRDLLLGIVRWRYRVAAYVSLMRDEYPPFRLDQGDEAS is encoded by the coding sequence GTGCGAAGCGATTTCGACGCTCCCTCGCGCTGGCTCTGGCTGGTCAAATGGTGCGTACTGGCCGTCCCGCACTACCCGATATTGATCGGGCTGTACCTGCTGTATCCGCTGGCGACCATCGTCGCCGGTGTTGCGATCTTGTTCACCGGCCGGTATCCACGACGCATCTTTGACTTCAATGTCGGAGTGCTGCGGTGGTCGTGGCGGGTGATGAATTACCGGTTTCCGATGAACAGCACGGACAAGTACCCGCCGTTCACGCTGGCATCTCGGCCCGACTACCCCGCCGATCTGGAGATCGACTACCCGGATCGGCTCGCCGGCGGCGCCGTTCTGGTGAAGTGGTGGTTGCTGGGACTCCCGCAGATCCTGCTGTGCTGGGCGATGGAGCCGCTGCTGCAACTGCTCTGCGTTTTCGCTGCCGTGATGCTCGCGGCTAACGGGACGATCCCGCCCGGGGTGCGAGATCTGCTGCTGGGCATCGTGCGATGGCGCTACCGGGTGGCGGCGTACGTCTCCCTGATGCGCGACGAGTACCCGCCGTTCCGACTGGACCAGGGCGATGAAGCATCGTAA
- a CDS encoding FAD-dependent oxidoreductase: MLRDGHDVTVFEQRPEIRAGGGAVTIWPNGATVLNQLGVAMDGAGQRLSTVRVVMSTGCRLATLDVTAMAARLGAPVRMVPRHVLLDRLLDTVPAERIRCNSRVVQIQGTRGGVRVAFADGTCAEGDLLIGADGLHSVVRDALGAKPAQPTGWCSWQGLASAPNLIDDKHSALVAIGEHGNVGLWPAGESALQWWFDLPWSGDFVRPSRPLEVLRAHFTGWSDAIDRVLAALTDADLADSPYPHFRHPIPGPGSGAVTLLGDAAHTMPPTLAQGTNQALLDTMVLRRALSSRGDLVSALRWYEKTRRRRVNAVSRVASLPVAHRRSVLEPAALISDRLHTWALSAFLRSTSHPRISAVISRDDAATVSQRSVRQP, from the coding sequence ATGCTGCGCGACGGGCACGACGTCACCGTCTTCGAACAGCGGCCGGAGATTCGGGCCGGCGGCGGCGCGGTGACCATCTGGCCCAATGGTGCGACGGTGTTGAACCAGTTGGGCGTAGCGATGGACGGCGCCGGTCAGCGCCTCTCCACCGTGCGGGTGGTGATGTCGACGGGTTGCCGGCTGGCGACACTCGACGTCACCGCGATGGCGGCCCGACTCGGCGCCCCCGTTCGGATGGTGCCTCGTCACGTGCTGCTGGACCGGCTGCTGGACACCGTTCCGGCCGAACGCATCCGGTGCAACTCCCGCGTTGTGCAGATCCAGGGCACCCGCGGCGGAGTCCGGGTCGCGTTCGCCGACGGCACCTGCGCCGAGGGTGATCTGCTGATCGGCGCCGACGGCCTGCACTCGGTGGTCCGCGACGCCCTCGGAGCGAAGCCGGCGCAACCGACCGGGTGGTGCAGTTGGCAGGGGCTGGCGTCCGCGCCGAATCTCATCGACGACAAACACAGCGCGCTGGTCGCGATCGGCGAGCACGGCAACGTGGGACTGTGGCCGGCCGGCGAATCGGCGCTGCAGTGGTGGTTCGACCTGCCCTGGTCAGGCGATTTCGTCAGGCCGTCCCGGCCCCTCGAGGTGCTGCGGGCCCATTTCACCGGTTGGTCCGACGCCATCGATCGGGTGCTGGCGGCCTTGACCGATGCCGATCTGGCCGACTCGCCGTACCCGCATTTTCGGCATCCGATTCCGGGCCCGGGCAGCGGCGCGGTGACGCTGCTCGGCGATGCCGCCCACACCATGCCACCCACCCTGGCGCAAGGGACCAATCAGGCGCTGCTCGACACGATGGTGCTGCGCAGGGCGCTGTCGAGCCGCGGTGATCTGGTCAGCGCGCTGCGCTGGTATGAGAAGACCAGGCGGCGCAGGGTCAACGCCGTATCGCGGGTGGCGTCACTGCCGGTGGCGCACCGCCGGTCGGTGCTGGAGCCGGCGGCGCTGATCTCCGACCGGCTGCACACCTGGGCACTGTCGGCGTTCCTGCGCTCCACGAGTCACCCGCGGATATCCGCGGTGATCAGCCGGGACGACGCGGCGACGGTTTCCCAGCGATCGGTGCGACAACCATGA
- a CDS encoding MarR family winged helix-turn-helix transcriptional regulator, producing the protein MDSHLSDDRDPIALARANWERSGWGEVADGMVAVTSVMRAHQILLARVEATLRPYDLSFSRFELLRLLAFSRSGALPITKASDRLQVHVTSVTHAIRRLEAAGLVERLPHPTDGRTTLVSITELGRSTVAAATASLNREVFAEIGMSPQESRTLSSAIETLRRNAGDF; encoded by the coding sequence GTGGACTCGCACCTCTCCGACGATCGCGACCCGATCGCGCTGGCCCGGGCGAATTGGGAACGGTCCGGCTGGGGTGAGGTCGCCGACGGGATGGTGGCGGTGACCTCGGTGATGCGGGCCCACCAGATCCTGCTGGCCCGCGTGGAAGCGACACTGCGGCCCTACGACCTGAGCTTCTCCCGATTCGAGCTGCTGCGACTGCTGGCGTTCAGCCGCTCGGGCGCGCTGCCGATCACCAAGGCATCCGACCGGCTGCAGGTACACGTCACCAGCGTCACGCACGCGATCCGGCGACTCGAGGCCGCCGGCCTGGTGGAACGGCTGCCGCATCCCACCGACGGCCGCACCACCCTGGTGTCGATCACCGAGTTGGGCCGCTCGACGGTGGCGGCCGCGACGGCGAGCCTCAACCGCGAGGTGTTCGCCGAAATCGGGATGTCGCCGCAGGAGTCCCGCACCCTGTCCTCGGCGATCGAGACCCTGCGCCGCAACGCCGGCGACTTCTGA
- a CDS encoding GAF domain-containing sensor histidine kinase: MSASGQNRSRARKANAVRDFRDFVDANHELALLRELIQAASSGPGVEPLAAAAARMITAATGTDVCFVHVLDDTDRSLTLTGATPPFDTEVGKIRLPLGSGVSGWVARHREPVVISDNKEADPRYVPIESLRGRDFTSMVSVPMETDPGGLVGVLNVHTVARREFSHGDIELLRVIGQLIAGAMHQARLHRQLVARERAHELFVEQVIEAQEIERRRLAGDIHDGISQRLVTLSYRLDAAARAVGNDPDEASQQLDAARELAGLTLQETRIAISGLRPPVLDDLGLAGGLASLARSIPQLKIELDLAEIRLPEHIELALYRIAQEGLQNVVKHAAATTVRLGFAVAADPRVARLEIIDDGVGFDTFEHPVGADEMGGYGVLSMAERAELVGGRLNIRSRPGAGTAVTATIPVPHPQRADTKSPNPGGI, from the coding sequence GTGAGCGCCTCGGGCCAGAACCGGTCCCGCGCCCGCAAAGCGAACGCGGTGCGGGATTTCCGTGATTTTGTCGACGCCAACCACGAGCTGGCGCTGCTGCGCGAGCTCATCCAGGCCGCCTCCAGCGGGCCCGGCGTGGAACCACTGGCCGCCGCGGCCGCCCGGATGATCACCGCGGCCACCGGCACCGACGTCTGCTTCGTGCACGTCCTCGACGACACCGACCGGTCCCTGACCCTGACCGGCGCGACACCGCCGTTCGACACCGAGGTGGGCAAGATCCGGCTGCCGCTGGGCTCGGGGGTGTCGGGCTGGGTGGCCCGCCACCGCGAGCCGGTGGTGATCAGCGACAACAAGGAGGCCGATCCCCGCTACGTGCCGATCGAGTCGCTGCGCGGGCGCGACTTCACCTCGATGGTGTCGGTGCCGATGGAGACCGATCCGGGCGGGCTGGTGGGGGTGCTCAACGTGCACACCGTGGCGCGCCGCGAGTTCAGCCACGGCGACATCGAGCTGCTGCGGGTGATCGGTCAGCTCATCGCCGGCGCCATGCACCAGGCCCGGCTGCACCGTCAGCTGGTGGCCCGGGAACGCGCCCACGAGCTGTTCGTCGAGCAGGTCATCGAAGCCCAGGAGATCGAGCGGCGCCGGCTGGCCGGCGACATCCATGACGGCATCTCCCAGCGGCTGGTGACGCTGTCCTACCGGCTGGATGCCGCCGCCCGGGCGGTCGGCAACGATCCCGACGAGGCGTCCCAGCAGCTCGACGCCGCCCGTGAGTTGGCCGGGCTGACCCTGCAGGAGACCCGGATCGCGATCAGTGGACTGCGGCCGCCGGTGCTCGACGACCTGGGCCTGGCCGGGGGGCTGGCCAGCCTGGCCCGGTCCATCCCGCAACTCAAGATCGAGTTGGACCTGGCCGAGATCCGGTTGCCCGAGCACATCGAGCTGGCCCTGTATCGGATCGCGCAGGAGGGCCTGCAGAACGTCGTCAAGCACGCCGCCGCCACGACGGTGCGGCTGGGATTCGCGGTCGCCGCGGACCCCCGCGTCGCGCGGCTGGAGATCATCGACGACGGGGTGGGTTTCGACACCTTCGAGCATCCGGTGGGCGCCGACGAGATGGGAGGCTACGGGGTGCTGTCGATGGCCGAGCGTGCCGAGCTGGTCGGCGGCCGGCTCAACATCCGGTCGCGCCCGGGTGCGGGGACCGCCGTCACCGCGACCATCCCGGTGCCCCATCCCCAGCGAGCAGACACAAAATCACCCAATCCCGGCGGAATTTAG
- a CDS encoding response regulator, which translates to MPVRLVLVDDHEMVIEGLRAMLTAFTDRIEVVGQAINAEQAMAVIAETDPDIVLCDVRMRGESGLDLCLALRERDPERRVVMLSVYDDEQYLYEALRVGASGYLLKSISSDDLVHQIELAHRGETVIDPGLAARAAGTAARLQRDEFWPGARQGLTQRESEILAYMVSGLSNRGIATKLVIGDETVKSHLRSIYRKLGVADRTGAVATALREGIYR; encoded by the coding sequence ATGCCGGTGCGGTTGGTCCTCGTCGACGATCACGAGATGGTGATCGAGGGCCTGCGGGCCATGCTCACCGCGTTCACCGACCGGATCGAGGTGGTCGGGCAGGCGATCAACGCCGAGCAGGCGATGGCCGTGATCGCCGAAACCGACCCCGACATCGTGCTGTGTGACGTGCGGATGCGCGGCGAGAGCGGGCTCGACCTCTGCCTGGCGCTGCGGGAACGCGACCCCGAGCGCAGGGTGGTGATGCTCTCGGTCTACGACGACGAGCAGTATCTGTACGAGGCGCTGCGGGTCGGGGCGAGCGGCTATCTGCTCAAGAGCATCAGCAGTGACGACCTGGTGCACCAGATCGAGTTGGCCCACCGCGGCGAGACGGTGATCGACCCCGGCCTGGCGGCCCGGGCGGCCGGTACCGCCGCCCGGCTGCAGCGCGACGAGTTCTGGCCGGGCGCCCGCCAGGGCCTCACGCAGCGGGAGAGCGAGATCCTGGCCTACATGGTCAGCGGACTGTCCAACCGCGGGATCGCCACCAAGCTGGTGATCGGCGACGAAACTGTCAAGAGCCACCTGCGGTCGATCTACCGCAAGCTGGGGGTCGCCGACCGCACCGGCGCGGTGGCCACCGCGCTGCGGGAAGGCATCTACCGGTGA
- a CDS encoding HAD family hydrolase — protein MQITTELATWIRPGRPFWWDRVLPADDAEVYPLQAVIFDLDALADAEGEPRSGLLDLVMSLFAAGIWVAVVGAGPRTWVQPRVRELIGDGMADTVVSADDLTGPGGDAELYRLALWELGIVAGEALVIAGSDDAGRTAAAMGLPAVTAGSGGYDGLLVDGCRQLQAELMAARLSRAAG, from the coding sequence ATGCAGATCACAACCGAACTCGCGACATGGATCCGCCCCGGCCGCCCGTTCTGGTGGGACCGGGTGCTGCCGGCCGACGACGCCGAGGTCTACCCCTTGCAAGCGGTGATCTTCGATCTGGACGCCCTGGCCGACGCCGAGGGTGAGCCGCGGTCCGGCCTCCTGGACCTGGTGATGAGCCTGTTCGCCGCCGGGATCTGGGTGGCGGTGGTAGGTGCCGGTCCGCGCACCTGGGTACAGCCGCGGGTGCGGGAACTGATCGGCGACGGGATGGCCGACACCGTCGTCAGTGCCGACGACCTCACCGGCCCCGGCGGTGACGCCGAGCTCTACCGGCTGGCGCTGTGGGAGCTGGGCATCGTCGCCGGGGAGGCGCTGGTGATCGCCGGGTCCGACGATGCCGGCCGGACGGCCGCCGCAATGGGGCTGCCGGCGGTCACCGCCGGCTCGGGCGGCTACGACGGGCTGCTGGTCGATGGATGCCGTCAGCTGCAGGCGGAGCTGATGGCCGCCCGCCTCAGTCGCGCAGCTGGTTGA
- the mmsB gene encoding 3-hydroxyisobutyrate dehydrogenase has translation MATVAFLGLGHMGGPMSANLVTAGHKVRGFDPAPEAAAAAEKHGVTCSESAGAAVADADVVVTMLPNGAAVKSCYAEILSAARPDTLFIDSSTISVDDARDIHGLAAQHGFAQVDAPVSGGVAGAAAGTLAFMVGGEEAAFERARLALEPMAGKIIHCGAAGTGQAAKICNNMVLAVEQIAIGEAFVLAEKLGLSAQSLFDVITGATGNCWAVHTNCPVPGPVPTSPANRNFEPGFATALMNKDLGLAMDAVASTGSSAPLGSHAAAIYADFAVEHAAEDFSAVINQLRD, from the coding sequence ATGGCAACCGTCGCGTTTCTGGGACTGGGCCACATGGGCGGGCCGATGTCGGCGAACCTGGTCACCGCGGGGCATAAGGTGCGCGGGTTCGACCCGGCGCCGGAAGCCGCTGCTGCGGCCGAAAAACACGGCGTCACCTGCTCCGAGAGCGCCGGCGCCGCGGTGGCCGACGCCGACGTGGTTGTCACCATGCTGCCCAATGGCGCCGCCGTGAAATCCTGCTACGCCGAGATCCTGTCCGCCGCCCGACCCGACACCCTGTTCATCGACAGCTCCACCATCTCCGTCGACGACGCACGCGACATTCATGGGCTGGCCGCTCAACACGGTTTCGCCCAAGTCGACGCACCGGTATCCGGCGGGGTTGCGGGTGCGGCCGCCGGGACGCTGGCCTTCATGGTCGGCGGCGAGGAGGCTGCCTTCGAGCGGGCCCGCCTGGCGCTGGAGCCCATGGCGGGCAAGATCATTCACTGCGGTGCCGCCGGTACCGGTCAGGCCGCCAAGATCTGCAACAACATGGTGCTGGCGGTCGAGCAGATCGCCATCGGCGAGGCGTTCGTGCTGGCCGAAAAGCTGGGTTTATCCGCGCAGTCGCTATTCGACGTCATCACCGGCGCCACCGGCAACTGCTGGGCGGTGCACACCAACTGCCCGGTTCCCGGCCCGGTGCCCACCTCCCCGGCGAACCGGAACTTCGAGCCCGGCTTCGCCACCGCACTGATGAACAAGGATCTGGGCCTGGCGATGGACGCGGTCGCATCAACCGGCTCATCAGCACCGTTGGGCAGCCACGCCGCGGCGATCTATGCGGACTTCGCCGTCGAGCACGCCGCCGAGGACTTCAGCGCCGTCATCAACCAGCTGCGCGACTGA
- a CDS encoding acyl-CoA dehydrogenase family protein has protein sequence MDDEERVIVETAAAFAEKRLAPHALEWDATHHFPVDVMREAAELGMAAIYCRDDVGGSGLRRLDGVRIFEQLAIADPVIAAYLSIHNMCAWMIDSYGTEEQRKTWVPRLAPMASVASYCLTEPGAGSDAAALSTRAVKHGGDYVLDGVKQFISGAGVSDVYVVMARTGTPEAQPGPRGISTFIIEKDTPGLSFGAAEQKMGWNSQPTAQVIFDGVRVPAEAMLGGPEGEGIGFSIAMNGLNGGRINIAACSLGGGQAAFDKTGSYLADRSAFGKALLDEPTIRFTLADMATALETSRLLLWRAAAALDDNAADKVELCAMAKRYVTDACFGVADQALQLHGGYGYLREYGLEKIVRDLRVHRILEGTNEIMRMVIGRAEASRVRSGQ, from the coding sequence ATGGATGACGAAGAACGGGTGATCGTCGAGACCGCTGCGGCGTTCGCCGAGAAGCGCCTCGCCCCGCACGCGCTGGAATGGGATGCCACGCACCACTTCCCGGTGGACGTGATGCGGGAGGCGGCCGAGCTGGGCATGGCGGCGATCTACTGCCGCGACGACGTCGGCGGGTCCGGACTGCGCCGCTTGGACGGGGTGCGCATCTTCGAGCAGTTGGCGATCGCCGACCCGGTGATCGCCGCCTACCTGTCGATCCACAACATGTGCGCCTGGATGATCGACAGCTACGGCACCGAAGAACAGCGCAAGACCTGGGTGCCCCGGCTGGCGCCGATGGCCTCGGTCGCCAGCTACTGCCTGACCGAACCGGGGGCGGGGTCGGATGCCGCCGCGTTGAGCACGCGGGCGGTCAAGCACGGCGGCGACTACGTGCTCGACGGCGTCAAACAGTTCATCTCCGGCGCCGGGGTCTCCGACGTGTACGTGGTGATGGCCCGAACCGGCACCCCGGAGGCACAGCCGGGCCCGCGCGGCATTTCCACCTTCATCATCGAAAAAGATACGCCCGGACTGAGTTTCGGCGCCGCCGAACAGAAGATGGGCTGGAATTCCCAGCCGACCGCCCAGGTGATTTTCGACGGCGTGCGGGTGCCCGCCGAGGCGATGCTCGGCGGCCCCGAAGGCGAAGGCATCGGCTTCTCGATCGCGATGAACGGCCTCAACGGCGGCCGGATCAACATCGCGGCCTGCTCGCTGGGCGGCGGCCAGGCTGCCTTCGACAAGACCGGCAGCTACCTGGCCGACCGGTCGGCGTTCGGCAAGGCGCTGCTCGACGAGCCGACGATCCGGTTCACCCTCGCCGACATGGCCACCGCACTGGAGACGTCCCGGCTGCTGCTGTGGCGGGCGGCCGCCGCGCTCGACGACAACGCCGCCGACAAGGTGGAGCTGTGCGCGATGGCCAAGCGCTACGTCACCGACGCCTGCTTCGGCGTCGCCGACCAGGCCCTGCAGCTGCACGGTGGCTACGGGTATCTGCGCGAGTACGGTCTGGAGAAAATCGTCCGGGATCTGCGCGTGCACCGCATCCTGGAGGGCACTAACGAGATCATGCGGATGGTGATCGGCCGGGCCGAAGCCTCCCGGGTCCGGTCCGGCCAATAA
- a CDS encoding CoA-acylating methylmalonate-semialdehyde dehydrogenase, protein MNTQIPHFIDGRRTAGASQRSTDVFDPNTGTVQATLPLANTADVDAAVTSAAAAQKGWAAQNPQRRARVMMRFIDLVNSHADELAELLSREHGKTLEDARGDIQRGIEVIEFCVGIPHLLKGEHTEGAGPGIDVFSLRQPLGVVAGITPFNFPAMIPLWQAGPALACGNAFILKPSERDPSVPVRLAELFVEAGLPPGVLQVVHGDKEAVDALLHHPQVAAIGFVGSSDIAQYIYSTATANGKRAQCFGGAKNHMIVMPDADLDQAVDALIGAGYGSAGERCMAISVAVPVGEQTAERLRARLTERINNLRVGHSLDPKADYGPLVTRAALERVNDYIGQGVAAGADLVIDGRERASDDTQFGDADLTGGFFAGPTLFDHVRPDMSIYTDEIFGPVLCIVRAHDYEEALRLPSEHEYGNGVAIFTRDGDTARDFTSRVQVGMVGVNVPIPVPVAYHTFGGWKRSGFGDLNQHGTASITFYTKVKTVTQRWPSGIKDGAEFHIPTMQ, encoded by the coding sequence ATGAACACACAGATTCCGCACTTCATCGACGGCCGCCGCACCGCCGGCGCCTCGCAGCGCAGCACAGACGTCTTCGATCCCAACACCGGCACCGTGCAGGCCACGCTGCCGCTGGCCAACACCGCCGACGTCGACGCCGCCGTCACCTCGGCCGCGGCAGCCCAGAAAGGCTGGGCCGCCCAGAACCCGCAGCGCCGGGCCCGGGTGATGATGCGCTTCATCGACCTGGTCAACTCCCACGCCGACGAGCTGGCCGAACTGCTCTCCCGCGAGCACGGCAAGACCCTCGAGGACGCCCGCGGCGACATCCAGCGCGGCATCGAGGTGATCGAGTTCTGCGTCGGCATCCCGCACCTGCTCAAGGGCGAACACACCGAAGGTGCCGGGCCGGGCATCGACGTCTTCTCGCTGCGCCAGCCACTGGGCGTGGTCGCCGGCATCACCCCCTTCAACTTCCCGGCGATGATCCCGCTGTGGCAGGCCGGCCCGGCACTGGCCTGCGGCAACGCCTTCATCCTCAAGCCCTCCGAGCGCGACCCCTCGGTGCCGGTGCGCCTGGCCGAACTGTTCGTCGAAGCGGGGCTGCCGCCGGGCGTGCTGCAGGTGGTGCACGGCGACAAGGAGGCCGTCGACGCCCTGCTGCACCACCCGCAAGTCGCCGCCATAGGTTTCGTCGGCAGCTCCGACATCGCGCAGTACATCTATTCCACGGCCACCGCCAACGGCAAGCGCGCCCAGTGCTTCGGCGGGGCGAAGAACCACATGATCGTGATGCCCGACGCCGACCTGGACCAGGCCGTCGACGCGTTGATCGGCGCCGGCTACGGCAGCGCCGGTGAGCGGTGCATGGCGATCTCGGTGGCGGTGCCGGTCGGCGAACAGACCGCCGAGCGGTTACGCGCCCGGCTGACCGAGCGGATCAACAACCTGCGGGTCGGCCACAGCCTCGACCCCAAAGCCGACTACGGACCGCTGGTCACCCGGGCCGCCCTCGAACGGGTCAACGACTACATCGGCCAGGGCGTGGCCGCCGGCGCAGACCTGGTGATCGACGGCCGGGAACGAGCCAGCGACGACACGCAATTCGGTGACGCCGATCTGACCGGCGGGTTCTTTGCCGGGCCCACGCTGTTCGACCACGTCAGGCCCGACATGTCGATCTACACCGACGAGATCTTCGGCCCGGTGCTGTGCATCGTGCGAGCCCACGACTACGAAGAGGCGTTGCGGCTGCCCAGCGAACACGAATACGGCAACGGGGTGGCGATCTTCACCCGCGACGGCGACACCGCCCGCGACTTCACCTCCCGGGTGCAGGTCGGCATGGTCGGCGTTAACGTGCCGATCCCGGTGCCGGTGGCCTACCACACCTTCGGCGGGTGGAAGCGATCCGGCTTCGGTGACCTCAACCAGCACGGCACCGCGTCCATCACCTTCTACACCAAAGTCAAGACCGTCACCCAGCGCTGGCCGTCGGGTATCAAGGACGGCGCCGAATTCCACATCCCCACAATGCAATAG
- the rfbC gene encoding dTDP-4-dehydrorhamnose 3,5-epimerase has product MAFRELAIPGAWELTPTQHSDDRGVFFEWFTEAEFSAFAGHHFDLRQANCSVSSAGVLRGLHFAQVPPGQAKYVTCASGAVFDVVVDIRVGSPTYGRWDAVLLDSQDRRTVYLAAGLAHGFLALQDNSTVMYLCSAGYDPQREHTICATDPEIGIDWPDDHPLVLSERDAAAPSLAEVRAAGLLPAWDPR; this is encoded by the coding sequence GTGGCATTCCGCGAACTGGCCATCCCGGGAGCCTGGGAGCTCACCCCGACCCAGCACTCCGATGACCGCGGCGTGTTCTTCGAATGGTTCACCGAAGCAGAGTTCAGCGCGTTCGCCGGGCACCACTTCGACCTGCGTCAGGCCAACTGCTCGGTGTCGAGCGCCGGCGTGCTGCGCGGCCTGCACTTCGCCCAGGTACCGCCCGGACAGGCCAAATACGTCACCTGCGCGTCGGGAGCGGTCTTCGACGTCGTCGTCGACATCCGGGTCGGCTCACCGACCTACGGCCGGTGGGATGCGGTGCTGCTGGACTCCCAGGATCGCCGGACGGTGTATCTGGCCGCCGGTCTGGCGCATGGATTCCTTGCACTGCAAGATAATTCGACAGTGATGTATCTGTGCTCGGCCGGCTACGACCCGCAGCGTGAGCACACCATCTGCGCCACCGACCCCGAGATCGGCATCGACTGGCCCGACGATCACCCGCTGGTGCTCTCCGAGCGGGACGCGGCCGCTCCGTCGCTGGCCGAGGTCCGGGCCGCCGGTCTGCTGCCGGCCTGGGATCCGCGGTAA
- the rfbB gene encoding dTDP-glucose 4,6-dehydratase, with translation MRLLVTGGAGFIGANFVHSTLARRPDAAITVLDALTYAGSRESLAGLDSDPGRFRLVQGDITDTALVARLVAELDPATDAVVHFAAETHVDNALADPEPFLRSNVIGTFTVLEAVRSHRVRLHHVSTDEVYGELALDDPRRFTETSPYRPSSPYSSTKAAADMLVRSWVRSYGIHATISNCSNNYGPYQHVEKFIPRQITSLLTGRRAKLYGSGANVRDWIHVDDHNDAVWQIMTRGHAGRTYLIGADGEHDNRTVLQTILRLMGHDPDDFDLVADRPGHDLRYAIDPSALRDELDWKPEHTDFEAGLRATIEWYRANESWWAPLKDAAEARYTELGR, from the coding sequence ATGCGTCTGCTGGTCACCGGCGGTGCCGGATTCATCGGCGCCAACTTCGTGCACAGCACACTGGCCCGGCGGCCCGACGCCGCGATAACGGTGCTGGACGCACTGACCTATGCCGGCAGCCGCGAGTCGCTGGCCGGCCTGGACTCCGACCCCGGCCGATTCCGGCTGGTGCAGGGCGACATCACCGATACCGCGCTGGTGGCGCGGCTGGTCGCCGAGTTGGATCCGGCCACCGACGCGGTGGTGCACTTCGCCGCCGAGACCCACGTGGACAACGCGCTGGCCGACCCCGAGCCGTTCCTGCGGTCCAACGTGATCGGCACCTTCACCGTGCTCGAGGCGGTACGCAGCCATCGGGTACGGCTACATCACGTCTCCACCGACGAGGTCTACGGGGAGCTTGCCCTCGACGATCCGCGCCGGTTCACCGAGACGTCCCCGTACCGCCCGTCGAGCCCGTACTCGTCGACCAAAGCCGCCGCCGACATGCTGGTCCGGTCCTGGGTGCGCTCCTACGGGATACACGCGACGATCTCGAACTGCTCCAACAACTACGGCCCCTACCAGCATGTGGAGAAGTTCATCCCGCGGCAGATCACCAGCCTGCTGACCGGGCGCCGGGCCAAGCTGTACGGCAGCGGCGCCAACGTGCGGGACTGGATCCACGTCGACGATCACAACGACGCCGTCTGGCAGATCATGACCCGCGGGCACGCCGGGCGCACGTATCTGATCGGCGCCGACGGGGAACACGACAACCGCACTGTGCTGCAGACGATCCTGCGGCTGATGGGCCACGACCCCGACGACTTCGATCTCGTCGCCGACCGGCCGGGCCACGATCTGCGCTACGCGATCGACCCGTCGGCGCTGCGTGATGAACTGGACTGGAAACCCGAGCACACCGACTTCGAGGCCGGCCTGCGCGCGACGATCGAGTGGTATCGCGCCAACGAGTCCTGGTGGGCGCCACTGAAAGACGCCGCCGAGGCCCGCTACACCGAGCTGGGACGCTGA